The window TGCAGAAAAGGCATTCCACCAAATCCAGTTAGATGAGGAGAGCAGTAAACTCCTGACATTTAATACCCCCTTTGGAAGGTATCGATACTTGAGGATGCCAATGGGAATTAAATCTGCACCAGAGGTTTACCAACAGAGAATGGAGCAAGTTTTTGAAGGGCTACCAGGTGTGAAGGTCATTATGGATGACATAATCATACATGGCCGCAATACGGCAGAACATGACACGCGGTTGAGAGTTGTTTTGCAGCGTTCCCGAGACAGTAACCTTCGATTGAAGAAGTCAAAGTGTCATATCCAGCAGAATGAAGTGAAGTTCCTTAGCCATGTGTTCTCCAAGGATGGTTTGAGGACAGACCCGGAAAAGGTTAGAGCTATAGTCGAGATGCCAAGACCGACAGACAAGGCTAGTGTCCAAAGGCTGTTGGGGATGGTCAACTATGTCAGTAAGTTTATCCCAAACCTGTGAGACCTTACCACACCGTTGAGACAGTTACTGCATCAGGATGTTCTGTGGCACTGTGAAAAACAGCAGGAAACCAGTTTCCAAGCAATCAAATAATCGCTTACCCTTGCTCCAGTGTTAGGATATTATGATGCACAGAAAGCGTTGACGTTGCAAGTTGATGCAAGTTCCATCGGTCTTGATGCTGCATTGATTCAGGGAAACCAACCAGTAGCTTATGCCTCAAAGGCGCTTACACCCACACAGCAAAATTATGCTCAGATTGAAAAAGAACTTTTGGCTGTGCCAAATTTGCAGAGTATATTGTGGGCCGTGATGTTACAGTTGAATCGGATCATAAGCCTTTGTAGGCCATTATGAAAAAGCCTCTACAAGTAGCACCCTTGCGCCTCCAACGGATGCTGGTCCAGCTCCAACGCTTCCCAGGAATCACTGTAGTGTACAAGCGTGGGGAAAGCCTACACTTAGCGGATGCTCTATCACGAGCCCATTTAGAAGAGTACCTGACAAATGCTGAGCAGTTAGACATCAACTTAGTAGAGCATGTTATCTCAGACCAACAGTTGGCCAAGTTCGTTGAAGCAACCAAGGAAGATGAGATCCTGTCCGAACTTCAACGAATAATATTGTCTGGTTGGCCAGATTCCAGAGGTCAAGTCCCCTTCAATGCACAGGTATTCTGGAACTACAGAGATGAATTATCGGTAGCACATGGACTTATCGTAAAGGGGCAAAAGATCGTTGTTCCCAGCAGTTTGAGAGGGGAGATGGTTGAGAAGCTTCATGAGGGACACCTTGGAATAAACAAGACAATAGCGAGAGCACGTGAAGTATTATTCTGGCCTGGGATGACAGAGAAGATTAAGAACTGTCCAGTATGTTTAGAAAATAGACCAAGTCAGCAGCCTGAACCACTGAGGTCACACGAGATCCCACCACTACCCTGGGCTAAGGTTGGCACAGACATCCTACACAagattatagttcaccactaaattttctccgattcttatcggttaaaattgatcacgtgacgcgatagtgttcgtccacGGAGatacactatcagcccatagtgcccgtccgaggaaaatacccggatggatagtagtcgtccgctgaaaatactaggaaaaaaaaattctgtactaaACAAGCGGGCTTTGTTATAATAAGCTTAAGTATGGCTACTCGCTTCGCCGAGGTCAGCGAAGAAGAAGTAACTATCCTTGTCAATGACGGAGTACCCCAAAAAACCAAGGAGGCGACTTCGTACGCGGTTAAAGTTTTTGAAGGTAAGAAACTTTTAATTAGACATATCTGTTTCAAAGTTGCAATACATTTGACGAATCAAAAGACACTCACCAAGAAAGCATAACCTTAAGTTTGACACTGAATAAAagttaaattcaataaaattgttTTTACCTTTAAGCTTGGTCCAGAGAGAAAGGAATAACGGAAAGCATTGAAGAGTTCCCGGCAGAAAGACTTGCTGAAGTCCTTCGCAAATTTTACGTGGAGGCACGTACAGTTAGAGGACAACACTATTCACGAAACTCCATGAAAGCCATTCGAGCGGGTCTTGAACGGTACCTGACTCAAGCTCCACACCGGAAAGCATTTTCCATCATACACGACAAAGTTTTTGTTCCATCCAACGAGGCTTTAGATTCCCACTTAAAAAGTTTGGCGAAGACGGGGGTTTTGTCATCTACAAAACACAAGCAAGCCCTAGAACGCGAAGATGTGGAGCAGTTGTTTACGGCGAAGCAGTTAGGAAATGACAATCCCGAAAGTCTTCTTCAGACTGCTTGGTTCTATCTGATGCTCTACTTTGGCAGGCGAGGCCGAGAAAACCAGAGAAACATGGTAAAGGAAGATATAGTTTTCGGAAAAACAGCGAACGGCCTGGAATATGTTGCCCTTCGAGAGCGAGCGACAAAAAATCATCCTGGAGGCCTTCGTGACAACGAAGATAATTCGCAAGCCGTAATGTGTGAGTGGCCAGATTATCCGGAAAGATATCCAGTCAGATGTATAAAGAAATATTTGGAAAAGCGAAACCCAAACTGCCCAGCCTTGTGGCAAAAGCCAAGAACCTACCGCACCGGCAAATTTAATGAAAGCGACGCGGTGTGGTACTGCAATGTCCCTTTGGGGAAAAACACCTTGGACAATTTACTCGGCCGCATGAGTAAGAAAGCTGGTCTGTCCACTCACTTTACATCGCACTGTATCCGGGCAACATCAGTAACCATCCTTAAAGCAGCCGGCCTGGAGAATTCGAGAGTAAGAAGTGTTACTGGCCACAAAAGTGATGCCTCAATAGAGTCATACAACGAAAGACCGACAATTCAGCAACAGGTGCAGTCCTCGGCAATAGTCAGTAATTTTGTGGCTCCAGCGAAGGCCAGTCAGGCTAATGCATTGCTCAGAGTCACCGCTCCGTCAAGAAGTCCTCTTAGAGCACTGCAGCGAAACCAGAGCCAAGACGAAATTCATTCCATCAATCAACAGTCCAATGTCGGCGCTCAACAAACCAACGCAGCCCAGAACTTTTCATCGGGTACTTTTCAAAACTGTACTTTCAATTTTTATGGACAGTCTGCCTAAAATGACGTCTGAAAAGTAGTCTTCCGAAGTCCTTTGTAAAACCTTCTTTGCCAAAGTTCGTGGTTTTAGGTTGTCGCTTTTACAAAATGAACGGTTTCAAGGCTACGAGGTTAGGCAGAtcaaaaaaaaacagttgacagttgtacgctattctttagccaatgtacgctgcgaattattgacatttgtgacagcctgtacgcatgaataaatatttgattgatctgcattaagtgggttttgactatttttgagctggcgcgcagaagaaaatttagtggtgaacaataaagacaatagagtgtttctgtctcggaactatcggtctgatagttgccccttggaaatttgatgttcttaaaactggCATATTtaccctcgaagcttcgcttctcgggcaaatatttgctttaagaacatcaaatttccgcggggcaactatcagccgatagttcctcgacagaaacactctattgtttaaatagtctAAACTTCCTTGTTACTATTGATTATACTCCAAGTGGCCAGAACTAACCTTGCTTCCTTCCATGACCAGCACTGGGGTAATTACTGCACTCAGGTCTCAGTTCGCAAGGTATGGTGTGCCCTCAGTGGTAGTTTCGGACAATGGTCCATGCTACAGTTCTGCAGAGTTTAAAAGGTTTTCGGAGGACTGGGGCTTTCATCATGTCACGTCGAGTCCAGGGTACCCCCAGTCAAATGGTCAGTCGGAGAGAACAGTCCAAACAGTCAAGTCAATGCTTGAGAAAGCCGACGACCCATACAAAGCCCTCCTTTCATATCGTAATACTCCTTTGAATGAAGTCAACTTGTCACCCTCGCAAATGTTAATGGGAAGGCGTTTCAGAACCCGAAGTCCAATGAGCAGAGAAATGTTAAAGCCCCCACTGTATGATCCTGAAGAAGTCTTGCCTAAGttaaaagaaaggcaaagaaagcAGAAGCTGCAGCATGACAAAACAGCGAAGGAACTGCCACCACTGATGAATGGCGAGTTTGAAAGAGTTCGAGAAGGCAACAAGTGGAAGCCTGCTAAAGTTACGGAGACTCTTCCGTTACCTAGATCCTACAAGGTTGAAACAGAGCGGGGAGAGTACCGAAGAAATCGTCGCCATTTGCTAAGAACTGAAGAGCCCAAGGCATCAGAGTTTGTATGCACAGCCCCATCTGATGAAGACACAGCCCCATCGGATGAAGACCTAAAAGACACTGAAGTTGAGATGTCTGGTGCAGGAACCCTGCATAATCCTAGGTCAACACCAGTCAAAATGTCTATGGCTACTACCACACGGTCCGGTAGGACAGTTAGAGAACCTCCAAGGTTCAAAGACTATGTCAAGTTTTAGCTACAGTGGGAACAGTTTGTAACATGTCACAAAGTCTTGTGTTCAATTTAGAAACAGAAACACTACTCCAGTGGTCATGTTGTCTAAAGTTTTGCATTGCCACTGTTTTTaaattctgtaattttttcAGTTGTGTTTCCTTTGTTTACTTGCTTTCCTTTcgctaaaaaaaagaaagatgtaACATTAGGTCAGCGGTTGCACCACGCACGTGGTGTGGGGAATAAAGTTGTGTTGTgtagatccgccatcttgtgtgtgttgttcctttgttATAACACTTCACTACAATAGTTTAACTAGAAGCTGGCTGCATGCATGAATTGCAGTGGAAGCAGGAACTAATGTGTAAGTGAAACGTTTATGTTAGTCTTTAGAAAAGGGGCTGAGTTTGCAGCATTTTGACTAGTCGATCGCGGTGTCTCTCTAAGgttccattttgtttctttcattgcTACACTTTCTGAAGTTTAACTCTCTGTCTTAAATAGTATTTATATAGATTGTTACAACCTACATGGCGGCATTCTCGAAAACATTTGTTTGACCAAAGTTATGATTAGAATGTCCACTATTGTTTATAGCCGATTCCTACTGTTTTATTCCTTTAGCTTAGTGAGTAGTTTATTGATTACATTGTGTTTCAGTTTACACTTGAATATTGTCAATTAAATCACCATCAAATAAAGTTGGTTGTTCATGATACCTGTGGCCCTATTCAACCAGTAAAACATAACTGCTATCCAGCTTATCGCAACGCACAGATTGCCCTGTGACACTTTGCCTTTCACCACATGCTGTGAGCCTCGTGCAACATTTATATTTCCTTTGATGTCAGTCGTATTCCTAAATGACCTTATTTTCTGATAATTATGGAGGTGCTACGTTTTTTGTCGTTACAGTACCTTTGGAAGCTTCTAGAGGTACTGTATAGCTGCTGCCATTAGTTTTGAGAAACAGCTTTGTATACCATTGCAAAATTCACGTTCTTTAGCTTTTGTCACATGATGGTTGCTGCTTCTGCAGGATATGTTTAGCAATAAACACTTTATTGTCACTTTATATTGTCACTTTACATGCTTTGAAATCTCACGTGACTCCAAAGTGAGTCGGACTTGTGTTAAAATAGAATTAAAAGAGCCTTACCTTAAGTTGAAGTTTCACTAAAATTCCATGAAGACACCAGTCACGAACCAGGGAGTCACGTTCCCGCACTGTGTTTAAGGGCCATACTGATTTTCTGGTGTTGAGTTGTCCTCCcttttataactttttttttttggaaatcactCGCCCTTTAAGATTGATTGCTCTGACTGCTCATGCATGCCTGTATGTCATGCGAATCCCACGTTTGTGACAGGTGTCTTCATAGAATATCTTTAGCC of the Montipora foliosa isolate CH-2021 unplaced genomic scaffold, ASM3666993v2 scaffold_268, whole genome shotgun sequence genome contains:
- the LOC137986697 gene encoding uncharacterized protein KIAA1958-like, which encodes MATRFAEVSEEEVTILVNDGVPQKTKEATSYAVKVFEAWSREKGITESIEEFPAERLAEVLRKFYVEARTVRGQHYSRNSMKAIRAGLERYLTQAPHRKAFSIIHDKVFVPSNEALDSHLKSLAKTGVLSSTKHKQALEREDVEQLFTAKQLGNDNPESLLQTAWFYLMLYFGRRGRENQRNMVKEDIVFGKTANGLEYVALRERATKNHPGGLRDNEDNSQAVMCEWPDYPERYPVRCIKKYLEKRNPNCPALWQKPRTYRTGKFNESDAVWYCNVPLGKNTLDNLLGRMSKKAGLSTHFTSHCIRATSVTILKAAGLENSRVRSVTGHKSDASIESYNERPTIQQQVQSSAIVSNFVAPAKASQANALLRVTAPSRSPLRALQRNQSQDEIHSINQQSNVGAQQTNAAQNFSSGTFQNCTFNFYGQSA